The Miscanthus floridulus cultivar M001 chromosome 17, ASM1932011v1, whole genome shotgun sequence genome has a window encoding:
- the LOC136517853 gene encoding probable glucuronosyltransferase Os01g0926700 has product MGTGSARALALALALLLACSDITVVTAQETERIEGSAGDVLEDNPVGRLKVYVYDLPSKYNKKLLKKDPRCLNHMFAAEIFMHRFLLSSAVRTFNPEEADWFYTPVYTTCDLTPKGLPLPFKSPRMMRSAIQLIATNWPYWNRSEGADHFFVTPHDFGACFHYQEEKAIGRGILPLLQRATLVQTFGQKNHVCLKDGSITIPPYAPPQKMQTHLIPADTPRSIFVYFRGLFYDTGNDPEGGYYARGARASVWENFKNNPLFDISTDHPPTYYEDMQRSVFCLCPLGWAPWSPRLVEAVVFGCIPVIIADDIVLPFADAIPWEDIGVFVAEEDVPQLDSILTSIPTDVVLRKQRLLANPSMKQAMLFPQPAQPGDAFHQILNGLARKLPHGSNVFLKPSEKVLNWTAGPPGDLKPW; this is encoded by the exons ATGGGGACGGGGAGCGCGCGGGCACTGGCCCTGGCGCTCGCCTTGCTTCTCGCCTGCTCCGACATCACCGTCGTCACGGCGCAGGAGACCGAGCGGATCGAAG GAAGCGCTGGTGATGTGTTGGAAGATAACCCTGTTGGGAGGCTCAAGGTCTATGTCTATGATCTCCCCAGCAAATACAACAAGAAGCTGCTGAAGAAGGATCCTAGGTGCCTGAACCACATGTTTGCCGCTGAGATCTTCATGCACCGGTTCCTGTTGTCAAGCGCTGTCCGAACTTTTAATCCTGAGGAAGCAGATTGGTTCTACACACCCGTATACACAACATGCGATCTGACCCCCAAGGGCCTTCCCTTGCCTTTCAAGTCTCCTCGAATGATGCGTAGTGCAATCCAGCTGATTGCTACGAATTGGCCTTACTGGAATAGATCAGAAGGCGCTGATCATTTCTTTGTCACACCCCATGACTTTGGTGCTTGCTTTCATTATCAG GAAGAGAAAGCAATCGGACGGGGAATCCTTCCCTTGCTTCAGCGTGCTACGCTGGTTCAGACCTTTGGACAGAAGAACCATGTCTGCCTGAAGGATGGGTCCATCACCATCCCACCATATGCTCCTCCTCAGAAAATGCAGACTCACCTTATCCCCGCAGACACCCCTCGATCCATCTTTGTGTATTTCCGAGGTCTGTTCTATGACACCGGCAATGATCCTGAGGGCGGTTACTATGCAAG AGGTGCTCGTGCATCAGTctgggagaacttcaagaacaACCCGCTATTTGACATCTCGACCGATCACCCACCAACATACTATGAAGACATGCAGCGTTCAGTGTTCTGTCTGTGCCCATTGGGCTGGGCACCATGGAGTCCCAGGCTAGTGGAAGCGGTGGTCTTTGGCTGCATCCCGGTGATCATCGCAGATGACATCGTCCTTCCCTTTGCGGACGCCATCCCATGGGAGGATATTGGTGTTTTCGTTGCTGAGGAGGATGTCCCGCAGCTGGACAGCATACTGACATCCATTCCCACAGATGTCGTACTGAGGAAGCAACGGCTCCTTGCGAACCCGTCGATGAAGCAGGCCATGCTGTTCCCCCAGCCTGCTCAGCCAGGAGATGCATTCCACCAGATTCTTAATGGTCTCGCGCGCAAGCTCCCGCACGGTAGCAATGTCTTCCTGAAGCCCAGTGAGAAGGTCCTGAACTGGACCGCCGGACCACCTGGCGACCTGAAGCCTTGGTAG
- the LOC136517942 gene encoding probable glucuronosyltransferase Os01g0926600, giving the protein MGTGSATAQALVLAALLLACPDVAVVVAQETERIQGSAGDVLEDDPVGRLKVYVYELPPKYNKNILAKDSRCLSHMFATEIFMHRFLLTSAVRTLNPDEADWFYTPVYTTCDLTPWGHPLTTKSPRMMRSAIQYISKRWPYWNRTEGADHFFVTPHDYGACFYFQEETAIQRGVLPVLRRATLVQTFGQKNHVCLKEGSITIPPYAPPHKMRTHIVPPETPRSIFVYFRGLFYDAANDPEGGYYARGARASVWENFKNNALFDISTEHPPTYYEDMQRAIFCLCPLGWAPWSPRLVEAVVFGCIPVIIADDIVLPFADAIPWEEIGVFVAEDDILKLDTILTSIPMEEILRKQRLLANPSMKQAMLFPQPAEPRDAFHQVLNGLARKLPHGKGVFLKPGQKVLNWTEGNRDDLKPW; this is encoded by the exons ATGGGGACGGGGAGCGCGACGGCGCAGGCGCTGGTGCTCGCCGCCTTGCTCCTCGCCTGCCCGGACGTCGCTGTCGTCGTGGCGCAGGAGACTGAGCGGATCCAAG GAAGTGCTGGTGATGTGCTTGAAGATGATCCTGTTGGAAGGCTCAAGGTATATGTCTATGAGTTGCCCCCCAAGTACAACAAGAACATACTGGCAAAAGATTCGCGATGCCTCAGCCACATGTTTGCTACAGAGATATTCATGCATCGCTTCCTATTGACGAGCGCGGTCCGGACTTTGAATCCGGACGAAGCTGATTGGTTCTATACTCCAGTATACACAACCTGCGACCTTACACCATGGGGTCATCCCTTGACTACGAAGTCTCCACGAATGATGAGAAGTGCGATTCAGTATATTTCAAAGCGTTGGCCCTACTGGAACAGGACGGAGGGAGCAGACCATTTCTTTGTCACGCCACATGACTATGGAGCATGCTTCTATTTCCAG GAAGAGACGGCCATCCAGCGAGGTGTCCTTCCGGTGCTGCGCCGTGCTACGCTGGTCCAGACTTTTGGGCAGAAGAATCATGTGTGCCTCAAGGAAGGCTCCATCACCATCCCACCGTATGCTCCTCCTCATAAGATGAGAACTCACATTGTTCCACCAGAGACCCCTCGGTCAATCTTTGTCTACTTCCGTGGTCTGTTCTATGATGCTGCAAATGATCCCGAGGGTGGTTACTATGCAAG GGGCGCCCGTGCGTCAgtatgggagaacttcaagaacaACGCTCTGTTCGACATCTCGACAGAGCACCCACCAACCTACTACGAGGACATGCAGCGCGCCATCTTCTGCCTGTGCCCACTGGGGTGGGCGCCATGGAGCCCCCGCCTGGTGGAGGCCGTGGTGTTCGGCTGCATCCCCGTGATCATCGCCGACGACATCGTGCTCCCCTTCGCGGACGCGATCCCGTGGGAGGAGATCGGCGTGTTCGTGGCCGAGGACGACATCCTGAAGCTGGACACCATCCTGACGTCCATACCCATGGAGGAGATCCTCCGCAAGCAGCGGCTGCTGGCGAACCCATCGATGAAGCAGGCGATGCTGTTCCCGCAGCCCGCGGAGCCGAGGGACGCGTTCCACCAGGTGCTCAACGGGCTGGCGCGGAAGCTGCCCCACGGCAAGGGCGTGTTCCTCAAGCCCGGGCAGAAGGTGCTCAACTGGACCGAGGGGAACCGGGATGACCTCAAGCCGTGGTAG